CTTTCCTTCGTCTCGGTCAATTTCAATGGCATCATTAGGAGATGGTTTATTTTTAACCAAGACTATCATTTTTCTATTtggatttgcttttttttttttccttccacaTATGGACGCATGCTTCTGCGGCCTTATAATTCGTAAACCGCAGCTTTTGCACCCCTACAGCATACTGGGAGTACTGTCACTGCATTCATGTTGAATCAACCTTTACGGGGGGCCTGTAGATGACAGCAGAAGCGATTGCCCATTTAGCACATTCCGATGGTATACTCACCTGACACGGCTATCATTGGTGAAAGGACAGGGTAATGCTAAGTTTCTAACTACTTGAtgggagaaaaggaaaaaaggggcTTTGGTAGGCGCAGGAGGAGGAGGTGATCTTTTATGTAATTTCGCTTCCATGGTAGCGTCAATTTATATTCAAATGTGGACACTTTCAATTTCCTTGGCGTCATTACAAGATCCTCAAACTTTACAAGACAACCTAGAAGCCAAGAATAAATAAGAACTTCGTGACTATGATTCGAGTGTTTTTTCCTGTTCTCTACGAGTTTCACCAGTTTGATCCTCAGCCAAGGGAAGAATATATGTTGTGAGCTCACAACCTGACCAACAATCACAGTAATATCATCAAGTTTTCCACCAGCCAAACAAAGAAACTCACTGGTGGTGTTGAGGAAACAAAACTCGTCTTTGTATCAGTAATATAAGAAGTTTTAGTAGTGAGCTTCATGCCAAGAATTTTAGGGTGATAAAAATGCGTGATAAAAAGGAATAGTAATATACTTATGTACGGTTTCATACCCAGAGACACCGTCAGCAACAGCAACAACTCCCCCATTGTAGTCGTGAACAAGGAATGCATCATCCCCACCTCTCTCGACCTATCAAAAGACCAAATTTCAAAGTTCAAATAAACGTTATTAACATCCAACCAAAAGCATAAAGATGAACAAGCAATTGGCTTACCTTTTTAAGGTGCAGGTAACACTTACCAGGCTCTTTGAAGGAGCTAATTTTGAGAGCTCCCGTTCAGGCTTAACTGCCTACATTACTATTGcgtttttctttttgcaatttTCGATAAATTAGTGAGAAGGAAGAAACTGGGAAAAACAGCTCACCGCCGAATTGTTTTGGTTTCGGATGAAGCTGCACAACAACTCGTTTTTCTTAGGAATTGAATTCGGATTTGATAGTGATATATTTGGAACATGGATTGGGAGAGACCGAGAAATCGAAGCCCTTCCTATGGGAACCATCCCCATTTCCCGCTTCGACccaccctccctccctccctcaaGTAACTATCCACAACCCACCCTTCTTGCAGAGTGAGCTCAAATCAAATGCGTGTGGTTctagttaaaagttaaaacaaacAAAGCACTCTCTTCCAGGCAACCAAAAGTTAGATTGTATTCATTAATAATGTAGTTTATCTTGAACTCTTAGATCAACAAGCACCAGTGGTCTAGTGGTAGAATAGTACCCTGCCACGGTACAGACCCGGGTTCGATTCCCGGCTGGTgcaagcatttttatttttaactttctgTATTTTTgacacttttctttttattttttaaataaatcaatcaatcttGGCCTtgcttttctaaaattttctttctctatctcCATCTCCAACGATGAACGCCACTCCCTTTTCGCCACCCGATCTCCTTCAAGGTAAAATCAGTCAATCACATTCACATTcacattccttttctttccttattctTGGTTTATAATCTCcaatttacttttcttttctttttatctgttTTGTAGACAACAATTCGGAAAGCGATACCGAAACGAATCCCGATGACACGCCCGAATACTACCAGCCAATCTCAGCCGTTGATTACGATGACTCCCACTCCGATCAATCAAACTCAGATGAAGAACACCATAACAATCCCCACTTTTCTGATTACCACCAGCACCACCTTGACAACGGCCACTGTGCGCGTCAAGCAGAGGATGGAATCTCGACTCTTAACCTAAACGAAGATGTCGAGGGAAAGAGCAGCAGCAGCGAAGATGGCGATGAAGAGGAATTAGAAGAAGAGAGAGTAGGAGAGGAATCTGAGACGGCGATCTTGAGGGCGTTTAGAGAGGACGAGAGTAGAAGGAATGCGCCGTTGACGCCAGAGAATGCGACACGTGTTATGGAGGCAATGCGTGGTGTGTCGTTGGGTAGTTTTGTTCCTGACTGGGCGGGTGGGGTTGGTGGAGAGCAGTGGATTGATGAGCTTAGGAGATTGAGGCAACCACCTGGTGCTGGAAATCAACCTTCCTTTCAAAATTAGATGTCTTGCTTTCGggattttgctttctttttatttcttctttatgaAGACTATTCCTTGCGTCCTTTCTTACTCGTATCTAAagctcttttaaatttttaatggagTGTGATGTGAAGAATCTATGAACATTTGTAGTTGAATCCATCAGTCAACTGTTTTTAAATCCAATTGAACTAAATGGGGATGGGGATGGGAATGGGAATGGGATTTCCCCGTTTCAACAAGAAGCAAAACTGAAACTAGTTCAGAAATTCCATTTTGCATGCAATTCTAGAAATTCAGTGCTCTTTTTAGCATTCTGCGGTAATTCTTCCCCATTGCATTGATTGTTCAACTTTTTGCCTCATGGATCCCTATTTCCTTCCCACCAAATTACATAATTATAGGAGCACCAAGTCCACCTTGCGATGATATCTGCAAAACCTCCTCTGCAGATTCCTCTTTGCACACTCCTGCTCAATATCTCTATCTCCAACACGCCTGTAAAATATTTATCCTTGCTCCATACCTCTCTGACAGCAGcgcaagagaaaaacaagactTTTTTTAATGCTCCATCCCGTTCTAACCCGCCTGTTTTGATGGTGAGCCTATTCAAAATAGCTGACAGCACAATGAAGCTATGCCTTGGTATGTGCAAACTACCCCATGCCACCTAATACCACTCTACTCttactttccttttctttttcttttatggtaGAAAGTCAACTCTCACTTGCTTCTCCCTGATGTGATCACATAAAGATTTCACGGTAAAATCACAGGCTAACACCACAAAAAAGTCACACCATACATCCGATCTAGAAAGAGGCCAATCCACCTTCTGCTTAGGAAGAGTGACAGAGCAACACTTCTTTCGACCTAATCCACCACCTTGCTTTGGAAGAGTAACACTTTTCCATGAGACTTGCCCCTGCAGCCGAAAACCTTCTTTACCCTTAGAAATGCATAGCATCTCTGCTCTACCTCTGATGACTTTGGATGAGATGACAAAAACGGGAACCAATAGTTTTGCATACTAAGTATCTTGGAGGAAACCAACTGAATTTTCAAGCAAGAGACCTTTTGATGCCCAACGCGGAGTTAGGACAGGAAGTTTACTGATAAGGGGCTTACAATCATCATAGCTTCTTTCTAATAAGGGTGGCACCTAAATATCTCACAGGCAAATTCCCCAGATTTCACAGCCCATTAGTAAAAACCATTAAATCATCCGCAAAACAAAAGGGTGAGAGAAGAATTTTCTTGCATTTAGGGTGGCAAGGCACGCCAGCAACATTATTAAGCAGGCTTGGATAGAACCTCTCCATACAGATCACAAAGAGATAAGGTGATAATTAGTCACTTTGCCTTAACCCCTTCTTCCCTTTAAACTGTTATTTTAATGCTACTCCACGTACAAAGAAAATCCGtacattataattatttgacGCAGTCGACAAACTGAATATATAGTTTCTAGTGCGCATCGAGACAAATTAATCTCAAATCAAAACTGAAGTTGCAAATCATGGTCCTAGAAATTTTGAACTACCATACACTGGAATGAAGGTCCTGTGCACGTTGTGCTCCAGCTATTATGTTGATCAGGAACCACTTGAGGCATGCTTCTAGCTTCCTTCTCATGCACTGATATTCTCTATTTCAGCTTTCTTGTCCATTCTCTTGAAAATGCCAGCAATAACCtggtaaaatgattttaataaactaggTAAGATGGGAATTTTCAAGAGTGTAGATTAGAATGAGTTACCACTACATGACTCTGGTTCTGTAATTTATGAGATGGGGATAAATTTGTACCTTTCCAGGTCCCAATTCATAACTCTTCTTCAGCCCTTTGGTTAAGAGAGTCTTCACTGTTGTTTCCCATTGAACAGGAGAAGTCACCTGCAAGTTTGAATTTATAGGATCAAATTATTGTTCCCTCTGCTTTATCATGGAGAAGCAAGTTACGAGTAGTTTACTTGGCGTGCCAAGATCTTCTTAATTGTTGCAGGATCTGCATGTGGTTGTGCATCAACATTGGATATAACTGGTATTCTTGGTTGTCTGATTTCAGTGGCTGCCAATGCAGCTTCCAATCTTGAGACAGCTGGTTCCATGAAACTTGTATGAAAAGCACCGGCAACTGCCAAACGAACCTGAGAAAAGTCGGAATCATGGTTATTAACAGTGaaaagatgatgatgacgatgacgaCGATGATGAAACAAAATTACCGTCATTCGAGCTTTGAATGACTTTGCTTTGGCTTCTACTGCTTCTACTCCCTTCACACCTCCAGATACCGCATAATTACCCTACCAAAATGCATTCGATACCAAAGTCCATACATTAAGTTAATAAATACACCAAGTATGGCACTGATACTAAAAGAATCTGATTTAAAGGAACCTTACAGGACATAGGTAATTTGCAATCTGAACTCTATCAGCTTCATCAACTTCTTGATTGGCTGCATCACACAACTGTTGAACTTTGTCAGAGTCCAGTCCTATAACACTGACCATCGCACCTTTAGCAGCATCGGCAGCTTCCTGTAGGCAGTTTCATAGAAAATGTTATTACTAAAACATGTCATGAAACACTCAGTACGAGGTACATATACTATAGCCATCTCTTAGCCAGCTATGATTACCTGCATGGCTTCACCCCTTAGTTTGACCAGCTTCAGTCCATCTTCGAAGCTATAATAAGATGGAATCCAAAGAAACAGGACATGTGAATACATAAACACAATGACATATAAAAAGGCAGGAATCATATAGGCATATACTATCTGTAAGCGATTAAAACTTTTATTCTGAAAACAGTAAATGGTGCACAAACTAAAACATGAATACGAAGATGTTCTATCTGCCCCGATCTGATACACAGAACACAGCATAAGCAATGACCAGATAACCACCCAGCAGTGACAATCATCGATCAGATTTGAATATTGCTGGATTAATCTAGTTTGCATGTCACATTAAATGTTGGGCAGAGCTCACCTAAATGAGGTAGTCATCACTTAAGTTTGAATATAACTGGGTCCTTCTAATTTGCAAGTCAGATCAACTATTGGGCAGAGCTCATCCAAATGTACGACACAACAGGATTTTAACAGAAGCATCATATTGATAAGCATTGTAATCTAAAAGTGCTTGGCTCAATGcaggataaattaaaatatgaatacGAAGGAGGAGGTAGCAAGCTCATAAATCAATTTGTGCAAACACATCAACACAATATTGTTTCAACTCAGTTAGAGTTATTGTTAGATGAAGTTGCTTTAGTTTGCAAATACAACAGTTGTTTTCTTGAGTTAAATGCTCACCTGAAGGCTCCAGCAAATGCGAGCGCAGTATATTCTCCCAAGCTGAGACCACATGTGACATCAACAGAGTCAATTATCTGCTGGCCTCCATCACGAGCTCGGAGCACCTCAACTGCAGCTAGACTTGTGACATAAATAGCAGGCTGCATTGATAGTTACAGATGCTCACCATTAATCACCATTTATAAATCTTAACCGATAATAACACCGCGTGCATGACAGCTAAGCATCAACATCACCAGAAATTAATGCAGCTATTTAGATAAAAGGGTGTAGATCCGTGACATAGTGTTTATCCTAGTTTCAAAAATAAGATTAACCGATCAAGCCGATTGGTGTAGTAAATCTATCACATGGGACCtagtaatttaaaagaaaatgttgacATCTTTTCACCAAAGTAGAGTCTCTTCACAACCATACATGTTGCATCGGGTGAGCTTGTCTCCTTATGGCATAAATGACTGTTGATTATTGCCAGGACAATTAAGCCCAAGGTAAAGCAGTAAACATTGCATAGCAGAAAGAGGGAGTACCTGGCTTATAACAGTCGAATCCAGCTTCTCTTTTGGACCACCGATGCAGAGTTCAAGAAGATCATACCTGCATCCAACAAATGCTTACGAAGACAATGAATATAGATTCCAGGCCGAATTTCTAAAGCTGactgaaagagaaaaaaaaggaataatttttttgaatgctTACCCCAATATATCGTTGGCTTTTTTGTACAACTCGGAAGCAGCTGACACACTATGAGCCTCCTTTCCCATCCCAACAGCTTGTGCACCCTGAATTACTTAGAACAAACAACAACACACCACTCTAGTTAGGACTTAGGAGtagcaattaattaattaatcaacaaactAACAATTTAGCTCTTAATCTTTAATTCCAGTcccaattaaacaaaaatcaatcaagCCTTATCTAACGATTTCCTACATTAGGAATTAACCAATGCAGGTAAAATTAGAAAGgtaaaagaaatcaataaaagaCTGACCTGACCAGGAAACAAAAAGGCTGAGGTAGGCTTATAATCGAGAAACAAAgtatcatcaacaacaacagtTTGAGTTTGTGATCCAACTGACAAGCTCATGAAAACCATTGATGGGTTCCCATTTTTAAGAGCAAATCCTCGAATTCCTTTGTTAAAAGCATCAGAGGAAGTGAAAGAGAGGGTTTTGAGAGAAACGGAAGGGATAGCgagagaagaagaagccatGGTTGAAGAAGGAAGTGTGCGTAGGATAAGAGGGAGGTTGGTGGTGGTAGTGAAGGATACTGGCATGTGAAtttagtgtttgtttgtttgggttttttataatgtGAAATGGTGTGGGTATTAGTAGCGGAGTTTACAAAGAGAGACGTTGGAGATGGCTTCAAAGCCAGAGTGAGCAGCCAACCAATACTGTTTGGTAATatgatattagtttttttaaaaacaattattaaaataatattttattttattttttaaaatttatttttgaaatttttatattaaaacaattcaaaatacaaaaaaattatctaaaataaaaaaaatattttttaaaaaaaatatagtaatatcaacacaaaaacaaacactcgcATTATATTgtgttcttcattttattttagggCACATAACTTCACTTTGTTATTGTCGTTTAAGAAAAACTAGAGAACGAGGAGTCGATGAGACTTGAGAGAGAGTTCCAAGGAAGAAGGAAGGAGAATGCTTCTCTTCACCTGGAGAGGTCTCGAACATCAGAACCAGgccatgtcaaaaaataaaataaataataaaattctcaggaatgacttttaaaaaaattctgacGGAACTATCGAACATCTAAAATGAGGCTTTTCTCATCGAGAGTAGGAAATCTCAGGAGGATTTTGGCTAAATTCCAACAAAAAACCCTCTTAACAGCATCTGTAATTTGCGATTCTGAGACTGAGACTGAGAGTCTGAGAGGGTCCGTGTAATTAATTTAccctctaaaataataatatcatgacCTACTTGAAGTCCTTGATATGATACTTATCGAATTTGAGTACCCTCAAGTTCATGGATCATTTAACACAAAATATTTTGCTTCGTTTTGCTAACAGGAGTTGAATTCCAATTTTGAAGCTCTTGTTTTCTTCATTCGGTATTTTGCTAGATTTATGCGGTGATAAAGAACTAGctgatttagtttttcttaCTCGAGGAATAATGCAGCGACAAACCCAAaatgccaaaaaagaaaagtaatataGTGGATAAATTGCATATACCATGGCGTTTGTTGACACAAATATGAGCCATAGGGAAAATAACGGGGAGGCCAGACATTATCTCGGCGACCAGGTCTGTCTTGCCTTGATATGTTCTCCAGGGCCTGCTAGTGCTCTTATTCTTGCTCGATATAGATCAATTTTTATGTGGCCATCACTAGCCAGCTTCTGATCTTATTACAACTAATATTTACCAACTTCAGTAGACAACAATATGAAGGCTGGTTCCCCGTATATCCTCTCGTTTATGCGCGTAATTACTTTGGACTTTTTGTCTGAATTTCCACTTCTCCTTTGCTGATTTGATGTTGaactatttcttttaattacaaaacaatTTAACCAATGGGAAGAGAATCCGCCACAAAAAAAGTCAAGGTAGGTGTATTCCTGCAAACATATAAAACAGAAATAGAACCCTTAAATCCCCCATCATTTTGAAAGTGATATACcctaattttcatgttttttttcgtATAGGCCTTGCCCAGCACTGCACGGCATATAATAAATAATGCAGCTTTTCAGAAGCAAATACATTACAAGCAAAAAAGCATTGCGGCAGATGGTTATATCCATCCAACGCAGAATCTGCAAAGCCGAACTGTGTCCTTGCAGAGCATTTTACTTTACGTGGGGCATGAAATAAAGcaacaaacaagaaaatttgattcAGAACAATACCTGGTCAATTCATTTGCTTCTCTTTATGTATAATCAACAGCCTGAAGTTCACTAAATCTGTCCCTTTTGCTCCTTATTACTCTTGCTTTGTTCTCTACTATTTCAAGCACCTGAAGAATGGAAGTGAAGGAATAAAAATCCATCACCTTTTAAGTGGTTCGTTGTTTGCTTAGATGACAAAGAAGTGCTTTACAGGGGCTCCTCAACTTGGGTGCAAGATCTTTTGAAgcaaattaattttccttttttctgttttcacGTGTTCTATGCAGCAGAATTGTGGCACTCCAAATTCAAATTACCTCTGGTCTTGAATTTAGAACTCCACTGGACATTCCAACATCGATGCACCATATGCTACAGTTGTATTTACTGCAAGAAACACACAGAATTTCAGAACTACGACCAGGAAAAAATAGCTGCCATATTATGATGCAAATCGGAACCTAGCTAAAGACAGTATAGATGAGTACCAATTTACGCCTGTAGTTTGAGGAGTATGCCCTACCACCATTGCCTTAGCTCCAAGCAATTGCAGCGTCTCTTCAAGAACGGATTGTATCTGATGAGCAAACAGTTTTTAGTTCCAAAAGCCTGAGAAGTTACTACAGTATTAAGATTGCACAGTTCAAGCTTCACTCCAATAATTGAGTAAAAAtcaatgggaaaaaaaacacgACATCAGAAAATCTCATTTTGAAAGAGGATGATTTCTTCTTGCTTCAAAGACGAAGTAATCCAACCTAAAGCAAATCAAGTTGGCAGACAAATGCATGCTCTGATAAACAGTGGTTGTAGTTTTCAGTGGCAACAAGTTCGTttcatttcatattatttttaactgcCTGATTCCCTCACAAGAAAGAGATAGAAATACACACCATCAAAGGATACATACCCGGTTAATCTGATAGCCCTCCAAACCTAGCATGTCTCTTGAGTATAAGCGGTTCCAAACAACAGAATCAAAACCCTTTGTGGCTATAAACGGGAAATTAGGACTAGTATCATCCTCACTTAAACCTCTCATCCAGTGAGATACTTCATAGTTCATCCTTTCAACGCCATATGCAACTGCAGAAGTACCAATACTCTTATCAGGCAtttcaaacaagaaaagataaaaatctcaCATCTCTTAGCAAGCATAAACAGCATGACAACCAAATCTTCCAAGAAGAGATGctgctatttttatttcttaccaTGTTGAGGAAGGAGGCCACCATGACAGAATACCCAGTCATTGATCTTGAGCACAACTGCATGCCGCGCCAATTCACATGCTAACGGACCACCTGGTCTCAACAAGATTGATCTGGCAATTACCCCCTTTTGCCTCTGCCCTAATATTTTAAGGTGATATCAGTAAATGCGCCATATGCAGGTAAAGGCAAAGACAGAGAGTTTCTGTGGAGGAACAGAAGGAGAGCAGATAGGTTCACTGCAGTTGATAACTGAAAGGACAGGATTTTTGTACCTTCACCAGATTCCAAGGACCCCAGTGATTCTGAGACAATTTTCGATCTTCTCTCCGCCTTTTAGACTCTCCAATCCAGCCAAGAAAAGCATTTTCCCAGTTGTACTGGTGGTCTTCCAAGTAGGCCAGGAAATCTGAACATTCATCAAATGCCCCCGAGTCAACATATCTAAAATCTCCCTCCACATTCATAGTCTCATGATTCCCATTGACctattatcaaaacaataatatagttaaaacataaatcaagaaaatttttacaggagaaTAATATCTTGGAGTTTCACAAGAAatcttttaaaatgaatatattgaaCTCAAATTACTGAAAAGTTTGCAGGATGACAGAAGATTATACGCTTGAGACATAAGAGGTAGGAATCCTAAAGGAACTTCAATAAGCCTTAATTCATATACTGTTGTGCAATATTTAAAATGTCGCTGTAGCATGATGTTGATGTTGCCTCAATGACAGAGCTCTTTCCATCTTTAGTACTACAAACCTGAAAAACAGCTCCACCTTGAGCTTTTGCCTGAATATCCAATGAGCGTAGTAAGGACAGTATTGCTATCTCTTCTTCACCTCGATCAAGTACATCTCCAAGCTGAATCAATACCTACATTTCCAAATAAGGATTTGAAAACATTAGACAACAAATATAGAAGCTTGAAGAGGATAGTGTTATCTTAATGATATCATATAAGATTACAATCCATAAATTGTAGACCAATAGTAGTTCAAAGTTTTCTGCATATTAGACGAATAAGAGACATACGGTTTCTCCACCAGTCCATAAATCTTGACCATCAGAACTCAGTACGCCAGCGATCTCAAGCGCACATCTTGCTTGGTCAAGATCTCCATGAACA
This region of Populus trichocarpa isolate Nisqually-1 chromosome 9, P.trichocarpa_v4.1, whole genome shotgun sequence genomic DNA includes:
- the LOC112328696 gene encoding probable protein phosphatase 2C 26; this encodes MGMVPIGRASISRSLPIHVPNISLSNPNSIPKKNELLCSFIRNQNNSAVERGGDDAFLVHDYNGGVVAVADGVSGL
- the LOC7478783 gene encoding uncharacterized protein LOC7478783, yielding MNATPFSPPDLLQDNNSESDTETNPDDTPEYYQPISAVDYDDSHSDQSNSDEEHHNNPHFSDYHQHHLDNGHCARQAEDGISTLNLNEDVEGKSSSSEDGDEEELEEERVGEESETAILRAFREDESRRNAPLTPENATRVMEAMRGVSLGSFVPDWAGGVGGEQWIDELRRLRQPPGAGNQPSFQN
- the LOC7478782 gene encoding uncharacterized protein LOC7478782, whose translation is MPVSFTTTTNLPLILRTLPSSTMASSSLAIPSVSLKTLSFTSSDAFNKGIRGFALKNGNPSMVFMSLSVGSQTQTVVVDDTLFLDYKPTSAFLFPGQGAQAVGMGKEAHSVSAASELYKKANDILGYDLLELCIGGPKEKLDSTVISQPAIYVTSLAAVEVLRARDGGQQIIDSVDVTCGLSLGEYTALAFAGAFSFEDGLKLVKLRGEAMQEAADAAKGAMVSVIGLDSDKVQQLCDAANQEVDEADRVQIANYLCPGNYAVSGGVKGVEAVEAKAKSFKARMTVRLAVAGAFHTSFMEPAVSRLEAALAATEIRQPRIPVISNVDAQPHADPATIKKILARQVTSPVQWETTVKTLLTKGLKKSYELGPGKVIAGIFKRMDKKAEIENISA
- the LOC7478781 gene encoding shewanella-like protein phosphatase 1, coding for MASSCLNSLILPPCSLPRRVTETCASLSSSYPALNPTSSSTGGALKPIVINGDPPTFVSAPGRRIVAVGDVHGDLDQARCALEIAGVLSSDGQDLWTGGETVLIQLGDVLDRGEEEIAILSLLRSLDIQAKAQGGAVFQVNGNHETMNVEGDFRYVDSGAFDECSDFLAYLEDHQYNWENAFLGWIGESKRRREDRKLSQNHWGPWNLVKRQKGVIARSILLRPGGPLACELARHAVVLKINDWVFCHGGLLPQHVAYGVERMNYEVSHWMRGLSEDDTSPNFPFIATKGFDSVVWNRLYSRDMLGLEGYQINRIQSVLEETLQLLGAKAMVVGHTPQTTGVNCKYNCSIWCIDVGMSSGVLNSRPEVLEIVENKARVIRSKRDRFSELQAVDYT